From a single Chlorocebus sabaeus isolate Y175 chromosome X, mChlSab1.0.hap1, whole genome shotgun sequence genomic region:
- the LPAR4 gene encoding lysophosphatidic acid receptor 4 — MGDRRFIDFQFQDSNSSLRPRLGNATANNTCIVDDSFKYNLNGAVYSVVFILGLITNSVSLFVFCFRMKMRSETAIFITNLALSDLLFVCTLPFKIFYNFNRHWPFGDTLCKISGTAFLTNIYGSMLFLTCISVDRFLAIVYPFRSRTIRTRRNSAIVCAGVWILVLSGGISASLFSTTNVNNATTTCFEGFSKRVWKTYLSKITIFIEVVGFIIPLILNVSCSSVVLRTLRKPATLSQIGTNKKKVLKMITVHMAVFVVCFVPYNSVLFLYALVRSQAITNCFLERFAKIMYPITLCLATLNCCFDPFIYYFTLESFQKSFYVNTHIRMESLFKTETPLTTKPSLPAIQEEVSDQTTNNGGELMLESTF, encoded by the coding sequence ATGGGTGACAGAAGATTCATTGACTTCCAATTCCAAGATTCAAATTCAAGCCTCAGACCCAGGTTGGGCAATGCTACTGCCAATAATACTTGCATTGTTGATGATTCCTTCAAGTATAATCTGAATGGTGCTGTCTACAGTGTTGTATTCATCTTGGGTCTGATAACCAACAGtgtctctctgtttgtcttcTGTTTCCGCATGAAAATGAGAAGTGAGACTGCTATTTTTATCACCAATCTAGCCCTCTCTGATTTGCTTTTTGTCTGTAccctaccttttaaaatattttacaacttcAACCGCCACTGGCCTTTTGGTGACACCCTCTGCAAGATCTCTGGAACTGCATTCCTTACCAACATCTATGGCAGCATGCTTTTTCTCACCTGTATTAGTGTGGATCGTTTCCTGGCCATTGTCTATCCCTTCCGATCTCGTACTATTAGGACTAGGAGGAATTCTGCCATTGTGTGTGCTGGTGTCTGGATCCTAGTCCTCAGTGGCGGTATTTCAGCCTCTTTGTTTTCCACCACTAATGTCAACAATGCAACCACCACCTGCTTTGAAGGCTTCTCCAAACGTGTCTGGAAGACTTATTTATCGAAGATCACAATATTTATTGAAGTTGTTGGGTTTATCATTCCTCTGATATTGAATGTCTCTTGCTCTTCTGTGGTGCTGAGAACTCTTCGCAAGCCTGCTACTCTATCTCAAATTGGTACCAATAAgaaaaaagttctgaaaatgaTCACAGTACATATGGCAGTATTCGTGGTATGCTTTGTACCCTACAACTCTGTCCTCTTCCTGTATGCGCTGGTGCGCTCCCAAGCTATTACTAATTGCTTTTTGGAAAGATTTGCAAAGATCATGTACCCAATCACCTTGTGCCTTGCAACTCTGAACTGTTGTTTTGACCCTTTCATCTATTACTTCACGCTTGAGTCCTTTCAGAAGTCCTTCTACGTCAATACCCACATCAGAATGGAGTCCCTGTTTAAGACTGAAACACCTTTGACCACAAAGCCTTCCcttccagctattcaagaggaAGTAAGTGATCAAACAACAAATAATGGTGGTGAATTAATGCTAGAATCCACCTTTTAG